The genomic window TTGCGAGGGCGACCTGCTCACCCGCGTGCGCGCACTTGTCGGGCCCAAGGTCGTGGTCGGCGCCGAGCTCGATCCGCACTGCCACCTCACGCCGGAAATGATCGCGCAGGCCGACCTGCTGATCGCCTTCAAGGAGTACCCGCACACCGACGTGCTGGAGCGCGGCATCGAGCTGGTCGACCTCTGCGCGGCGATGGTCGAAGGCAAGATCAAGCCGGTGGCCTCGGTGGTCGACTGCGACATGATCGTGACCGTCCACACCTCGCGCAATCCGGCGCGCGCTTTCGTCGATCGCCTGCAGTCGCTCGAAGGCAAAGACGGCGTGCTGTCGATTTCGGTCGCGCACGGTTTCTCGTGGGGCGACGTGCCGGAGATGGGCACCAAGCTGCTGGTCTATGCCGACGGCGACCAGGCCAAGGCCGATGCCCTCGCGCGCCAGCTGGCCGACGAACTGATCTGCATGCGCGAGGCGCTGGCGGTGCGCTATCCCGACATCGACAGCGCACTCGACGAAGCGCTGGCTTTCGATGGCGGCCCGGTCGTGCTGGCGGACGGCGCCGACAACCCCGGCGGCGGCGCGGCGGGCGACTCGACCTTCATCCTGCGACGCATGATCGAACGTGGCATCGAGAACGCGGCCATCGGCCCGATGTGGGACCCGATCGCTGCACGCATCGCATTCGAGGCCGGAGAAGGCGCACGGCTCGCGCTGCGCATCGGCGGCAAGATCGGCCCGATGTCGGGCGACCCGCTCGACCTGGTGTGCACGGTCAAGGCACTGCGCCACGACATGGTGATGACCGGCCTGGCAAATACGCCGGTGGCGCTTGGCGACTGCGCGCTGGTCGAGGCCAACGGCATCGAGGTCGTGCTGATCACGCTGCGCAACCAGGCGATGGGTACGGATGTGTTCACGCAGCTCGGCTGTGACCTGGCTTCTAAAAAGATCATCGTGGTGAAGTCGTCGCAACACTTCTACGCATCGTTCTCCAAGGTCGCGAAGCACGTCATCTACGCGGGCGCGCCGGGCGCCGTGACCATCGATTTGTCGACCTTGCCGTACCGCAAGGCGCGCATGCCGAAGTGGCCGCTGGTGGCCACCCTCGCCGCTGCCTGATTCCCTTCTTTGTTTTCAGCCCAACTCACCACCGGAGTACCGACGATGAAACGACGCACGCTTGCAACCCTCGCTGCATGGGGCAGCCTGGGCCTCTCTCTGGCGCTTGCCGGCCTGCCCGCACAGGCGCAGACCAAGACATTGAAAGTCGTCGCGCATGCCGACGTGAAGATCCTCGACCCGACCTTCACCACCGCCTACATCTCGCGCAACTTCGGCTACATGGTCTACGACACGCTCTTCGCGCAAGACGCTACCGGCAAGCCGCAGCCGCAGATGGTCGACAAGTACGCCATGTCGAAAGACGGCAAGCAGTGGAGCTTCTCGCTGCGGCCCGGATTGAAGTTCTCCGACGGCAGCCCGGTGACCTCGGCCGACGTGGTCGCATCGCTGCAGCGCTGGGGTGCGCGCGACAGCCTGGGCCGTGCCATGGGCGCGGTCGGTGCCGAGTGGAAGGCTGTCGACGCCAACAACTTTTCGCTGACGCTCAAGGAGCCTTTCGGCATGGTGCTCGATGCGCTGGCCAAGCCATCGGGATTTCCGCCGGTGATCCTGCCGGAGCGTCTCGCCAAGATGCCGGCGACCTCGCCATTGACCGAAGTGCTCGGCTCCGGCCCCTTCATCTTCAAGCGCGACGAGTGGGTGCCCGGCAACAAGGCGGTGTTCGTGCGCAACCCCAACTACGTCGCGCGCAGCGAACCACCGAGCGGCCTCGCCGGCAGCAAGAAGAGCAACTTCGATCGCGTCGAGTGGCTCTATCTGCCCGACGCCAACAGCGCCATCGCGGCGCTGAAGAACGGCGAAGTCGATATCGTCGAGCAGGTACCGCCGGACTACATCACACCGTTGCGCACCGACAAGAACGTGAAGATCGGCGCCGGCGGTTCTTACCAGGGCTTTCTGGTGCTTAACCACACGTACCCGCCCTTCAATAATCCGAAGGCACGGCAGGCACTCGCGATGGCGGTCAACCAGGAAAAGTTCACCGCGGCGATGGGCTACCCGCTCGACATGCGCGTGACCTACTGCGCGACGTATTTCATCTGCGGTGGTCCCAACGAAACCTCTGCCGGCGCGGAGCCGTATCGCAAGACCGATCTGGCAAAGGCCAAGCAGTTGCTCGCCGAGTCCGGCTACAAAGGCGAGAAGGTCGTGCTGCTGGTGCCGACCGACGTCACTTACCTGAACGCCGAAGCCTTGATGGCCGCGCAGACGATGCGCAACATGGGCATGAATGTCGACATGCAGAACATGGACTGGGCCTCCATCGGCGCGCGCCGCGCCAAGAAAGATGCACCCGACGCCGGCGGCTGGAACATGTACGTGACGGTGGCCGGAGAGTTCGACGTCAACTCGCCCATTACCAACGCGTATCTGGGCGCGGCCTGCGGCAACTCGCTGCCCGGCTGGCCGTGCGACAAGGAGCTCGATGAACTGCGCACCGCGTGGATCAGGGAAACCGTGCCGGCCAAGCGCAAGGAGCTGCTCGACGCCTTCCAGAAGCGCGCCTACGAGACCATTCCCTATGTGAACGCGGGCCAGTATTCGGCCGCCTTTGCGGCACGCTCCAACATCAAGGGCATCGACAAGTTGTGGTCGGGCATGCCGGCGTTCTGGGTGCTCGACAAGTAAGCGAGCGAAAAAGCACGAGGGCTTTTCGACATGGGCTACATCCTTCGCCGCCTGCTCGCCACGCTGCCCGTGATGGCGGTGGTCGCCGTCGTGGTGTTCCTGCTGATTCACCTGTCGCCCGGCGACCCGGCGGCGCTCATCGCCGGCGACCTGGCGACAGTCGAGGACATCGAAAAGCTGCGCACGGCCCTCGGCCTGGACCAGCCGCTGTGGCAGCAGTTCGCGCTGTGGCTGGGCCGGCTCGCAACCGGCGACCTCGGCATCTCGATCTTTACGCAGGTGCCGGTGACCCAACTGCTCGCACAGCGGCTGGAGCCGACCGCTTCCATCGCGGCACTCACCATGCTGCTCACCTTGCTCATCGCCGTGCCGCTCGGCACGCTGGCGGCCTACCGCGCCGGCAGCTGGATCGATCGGCTGGTCATGCTCTTCGCGGTGCTGGCCTTCTCGGTGCCGGTCTTCATGATCGGCTATCTGCTGGTCTACGTCTTCGCGATCCAGTTGCCGTGGTTCCCGGTTCAGGGCTACTCGCGCATCGCGGACGGCGTCGGCCCGTGGCTGCGCAGCCTTGTGCTGCCTTGCGTGAACCTCGCGCTGGTCTACATCGCGCTCGTCACCCGCATGACGCGCGCGACCGTGCTCGAAGTGCTGCATGAGGACTACATCCGAACCGCGCGCGCCAAAGGTCTCGGTGTGCTGCCGGTGCTGGGGCATGCGCTGCGCAATGCAGCGATCCCGATCGCCACCACCATCGGCGTTGGCATCGCGTTGCTGATCGGCGGCGTGGTCGTCACCGAGACGGTGTTCGCCATTCCCGGCGTCGGGCGACTCGTCATCGATTCCGTGCAGCGCCACGATTACCCGGTGATCCAGAGCGTGTTGCTCATTTCGGCCGGTGTGTACGTGCTGATCAACCTGCTGATCGACCTGAGCTACCGCCTGTTCGACCCGCGCATCCAGTACTGAACGCCCCCGCCTCATGTCTACCGTTCTGCCTCCTGTCGTGCCCGATTCTTTCGCTGCAGCAGACGTCCCCTTCGTGCTGCCGCGTTGGCACTGGGCGCGCAAGCACCCGACGCTGATCATCGGTGCACTGCTGCTGATCGCGATCGCGGCGCTGTCGATCGCGGCACCGTGGATCGCCAACTTCGATCCGCAGGACATCGACCCGCTGGCACGCATGCAGCCGCCTTCCGCCGAACATTATTTCGGTACGGATGCGCTGGGGCGCGACGTTTTCAGCCGCGCGGTGTGGGGCGGCCGCGTATCGATGATCGTCGGCCTGTGGGTGGGCGTACTGGCCACGGTGCTGGGCGTACTGCTCGGGCTCTTGGCCGGCTTCGTGCCGTGGGCCGACACGGTGGTGATGCGCGTCATGGACGGACTGATGGCGATCCCCGGCATCCTGCTGGCGATCGCGCTGATGGCGGTGACGCGCGCCAGCCTGACGACCGTGATCGTCGCGATCACCATCCCCGAAATCCCGCGCGTGGTACGCCTCGTGCGCTCGCTGTCGCTGACGTTGCGCGAACAGCTCTATGTCGAAGCGGCGCATGCCGTCGGCACCCGGCTGCCGGTGATCCTGGCGCGCCACGTGCTGCCCAACATGGTTGCGCCGCTGATCGTGCAGGCGACCTTCGTGGCAGCGGCCGCGGTGCTGACCGAGGCCGCGCTGTCGTTCCTCGGTGTCGGCATCCCGGCGCAGACGCCGAGTTGGGGAAACATGATGGCCGAGGGGCGCAACTTCGTCGCGGTGGCGTTCCACATCATCCTGTACCCCGGCATCCTGCTGGCCATCACGGTGCTGGCAATCAACCTGCTGGGCGATGGCTTGCGCGATGCGCTCGACCCGCGCCTGGCACGCCAGCTATGAACGCGCAGCGCACAGGAACACCCACCCGATGAAAGCCCTGTCCCGCATCGCATTGCCCACCGGCGAGCCATTGCTCGAGGTCGACAACCTGCGCACCCACTTCGACACGCTCACCGGCCCGGCCCGCTCGGTCGACGGCGTCTCGTACACCGTGCGCGCCGGCCAGACGCTGGGCGTGGTCGGCGAATCCGGCTGCGGCAAGAGCGTGACTGCGCTGTCGATCATGCGGCTGCTGGCCACACCACCCGCGCGCATCAGCGGCTCGGTGCGGCTGCGTGGCATCGACCTGCTGAAGCTGACCGAAAGCGAAATGCGGCAGATACGCGGCAACCGCATCTCGATGATCTTCCAGGAGCCGATGACCTCGCTCAACCCGGTGCTGACCATCGGTCGGCAGATCGCCGAGACGGTGCAGGTGCACCAGAAGGCGAACCGATCCGAAGCCTTGGCGCGCGCGGTCGAGATGCTGCGCGTCGTACAGATTCCGGAGCCGGAGCGGCGGGTTCATGAGTACCCGCATCAACTCTCCGGCGGCATGCGACAGCGCGTGATGATCGCGCTCGCCCTGGCCTGCAACCCCGAGGTGCTGATCGCCGACGAGCCGACCACCGCGCTCGACGTGACGATCCAGGCGCAGATCCTCGACCTGATCCGCCGGCTGCAAAAGGAACTCGGCATGGGCGTCGTGATGATCACGCACGACCTGGGCGTGGTGGCCGAGAGCTGCGACCGCGTGGTCGTCATGTACGCCGGCAGCACGGTCGAGGAGGCCGACGTGATCGACCTGTTCGAGCGGCCACTGCATCCGTACACACGCGCGCTGATGGCATCGATGCCTTCGATGAACACGCACAGCGCGCGGCTGACCGAGATCCCGGGACTGGTGCCGTCACCGCAATCGCCGCGTCGTGGCTGTGCCTTTGCGCCGCGCTGTACGTATGCCAATGCGCGCTGCGTGGCAGAAGTGCCGGGCCTGACGAATCAGAGCGATCCCGACCAACCCGGCGAGCGTCACACGGCTGCCTGCTTCGCGGTCGAGGAAGGCCGCATCGGCCATGAAGAAGGTGCCATCGCATGAACGCGGCTGTCCTAGATTCAAGGGCGCCTCTCGCAGAGGCTTCGACGACCTTGCTCAAGGTCGCAAACCTGAAGAAGCATTACGCCGCACCCAAACGCTGGTTGACGAAGCAGCAGTCGCCGGTGCAAGCGGTCGATGGCGTCTCCTTTACCGTGGCGCGCGGCGAGACGCTGTCGCTGGTGGGCGAGTCGGGCTGCGGCAAAACGACCACAGCCAAGTCGGTGATGCGATTGATCGAACCGACCTCCGGCTCCGTGCAGCTCGACGGCGAAGAGCTGACGACGCTGAGCCCCGAAAACATGCGGCTGCGCCGGCGCGATGTGCAGATCATTTTTCAGGACCCTTATGCGTCGCTGAGTCCGCGGCTGGCGGCCGGCGAAATCGTGGGTGAGCCGCTGCGCAACTTCGGCATGTCACGTGCGGAGCGGCACGAGCGCGTGACCTGGTTGTTCGGCAAGGTGGGGCTGCGACCCGAATCCGTCACTCGATTCCCGCACGAGTTCTCGGGCGGCCAAAGGCAACGCCTGGGCATCGCGCGGGCGCTGGCGCTCAACCCAAAGCTGATCGTCTGCGACGAGCCCGTGTCGGCGCTCGACGTGTCGGTGCAGGCGCAAGTGGTGAACCTGCTCATGGACCTGCAGGCCGAGTTCGGCATCGCCTATCTCTTCGTCGCGCACGACCTGGCTGTCGTGCGCCACATCAGTCATCGGGTGGCGGTGATGTACCTCGGACGCATCGTCGAAGTGGCCGATCGCGACACGCTGTTTTCGGCACCCCGGCATCCGTACACCGAGATCTTGTTGTCGGCGGTGCCGGTGCCGAACCCGCGCACGCCGGCCAAGCGGATGCTGCTGCAGGGGGATCCGCCAAGCCCGGCGAACCCGCCTTCGGGCTGCCGCTTTCATACGCGTTGCCCGATGGCCAAGGACATCTGCAAGCAGCAGGACCCGACGTTGAGCGAGCGCGATTCCGCTTCGACCGGCGGGCACTGGGTGGCTTGCCATTTCCGCTAGCCGCTTCAGACAGAGGCCGTAGCCAGCCACCCCATTTAGCACCCACACCGCGACACAACCCAACAAAGGATTTCCCATGACGCCAGCGCCAAGCCATTACGACCTGCTCATCCACGGCGGCACCGTCATCGACGGCACCAAGGCGCCTCGTTTCATCGCCGATATCGGCGTGATCGACGGTCACATCGCAGCCATCGGCAAGCTCGACGGTTGCACGGCAGACCGCACGCTCGACGCGACCGGCCGCATCGTGGCGCCGGGCTTCATCGACTCGCACACGCACGACGACCAGGCTGTGCTGTCGCAAGCGGCCATGCCCTTCAAGGTGTCGCAAGGCGTGACCACGGTGGTGGCCGGCAACTGCGGCATCAGCGCCGCACCGCTGCGCGCCGACATGGAACTGCCGATGCCGCTGAGCCTCATCGACTCGCCAGCCGAAGGTCGCTTCACGACGTTCAAGGCGTACCTGGATGCGTTGCGCGCGACGCCGTCGTCAGTGAACGTGGCGGCGATGATCGGCCACTCGACCTTGCGCGCGTTGACCATGGGCGACCTGGATCGGCCAGCCAACGAAGCGGAAATCGCGGCCATGCAGGCACATGTCGAAGAGGCGATGCAGGCGGGTGCAATCGGCCTTTCGACCGGGACGTTCTATCCACCAGCGGTAAAGGCCACGACCGAAGAAATCATCGAGGTGAGCCGTCCGCTGAGCAAGCGCAGTGCGGTCTACGTGACCCACATGCGCGACGAGGGCGACCGCGTCATGGAAGCGCTGGAAGAGACGTTCGCGATCGGCCGTGCGCTCGATATACCGGTGGTCATCTCGCATCACAAGGTAATGAACGCGCAGAACTTTGGCCGCAGCAAGGTGACGCTGCCCTTCATCAAGGAGACCATGAAGCACCAGTGCGTGTCGCTCGACTGCTACCCATACACGGCAGGCTCGACCATGATCCGCACCGACCGCGGCATGCTCGAAGGCCGTGTGCTCATCGCCAGCAGCGAGCCGCACCCCGAGTGCGCCGGCCGCGACCTGGCGGACATCGCCAAGGAATGGGGCGTGCCCAACGACGAGGCAGCCCGCAAGCTGCAGCCCGGCAGCGCGATCTATTTCATGATGGACGAAGACGATGTGCAGCGCGTGATGGCGTTCGACGAAACGATGATCGGCTCTGACGGCATTCCGCTGGGCGACAAGCCGCATCCGCGCTTGTGGGGCACCTTCCCGCGGGTGCTAGGCCACTACAGCCGCGACATCGGTTTGTTCCCGCTGGAGACCGCGGTGTGGAAGATGACCGGGCTCACTGCGCGCAACTTTGGCCTGCACGGCCGCGGCACGCTGAAGGTCGGGCAGCACGCCGACATCGTGATTTTCGATGCGGCGACCATTCGCGATGCGGCGAATTACGAGACACCGACGAAGCCGGCGGAAGGCATCGATGCCGTGATCGTCAACGGCACCATCACCTGGCATCACGGCGTTCACAGCGGTGCACGCAGCGGCCAGGTGATTACGCGCCGGGACAAGGCGACGGCGGAAGCGTCGTAAGCCCTCTTCAGGCGCGGCGCGCGGGCGCGGGCTCGATGTGGCGTTGCATCGCAGCGATGCCGGCCTGAACCGCCTGGCTTCGCGTTGGGTGTGGCACAGCTGCTTTTTCAAGCGTGGCGCGAGGCAGGCCGAAGACTTCGCGCCCAAGCACCGCCCACAAGAAACGTCCGCTGACGGGTTCGTCCACAACCAGTTCCAATCCTCTTCGCACGTCGATACCTCTGAGTTCAGTTGATGTGGACTCGATTGGACTTGGGCTGTGCATGGCTGCGATGTGCGGATTTCACGCTTTCGCAAAGTAGGTAACAAAACGCTTGTTGGCGAGGCTTTTTACCAACGTCGCAGACGACGTTTTGCACGGCGGGTCGACCATGCGAACGCTACTCGATCTTTCCCCCGGTCAATTTGGCTAGAGGGTCATCGGCCACCGTTCATCGGCAGACGACCGTCGTGCCGACAGGCTGGCACCTCTGGCCGTTGAGACCTTGATAGCTCTGCAGTTTGCCGTTCGGGTTGTAGCGATTGCCGAGCGTGTCGTTGCAGCCGCCGGCATCGCACGAGCGGAGTTGCGGTCGCATGTCTTGCGGCGGGCCGGGTTGGCGGTACCTGCTGTCGGGATACGCGTAAGGGTATGGATATGGCGTGCCCGCGCTGTCGTCCGCGTATTCAGCGGCACGACGTTGGCGTTCCAGCGCGCGTCGCTGTGCTTCGGCACGTTCTTCGGCGAAGCGATCGGCCGTTGGCGATTGCGGCGTTCGCGTTGCCGATGGCGGCACGGACGATGACGGCGGCCGCTCCGGCGGAGCCAGCCGCGGGTCGGTGGCCTCGGGGCCCATCACCTGTTCTGCGCTGCGCGTATGGGCCGGACACTTCTGATCGGTGTAGCTCACGTTGCCGCCACCATCGACGCAACGAATGACCTGGGCGTGTGCCGCTCCGCCTGCCAGGGCGCCGACGTTGAGACAAAGCGCGAAGACGAAGAGGTGTCGCATGGATAGCCATTGTCCTCAGTTAGTGCGCGGCGTGAATTGCGTGAATCGCATCACGCCATCGTCGACGGCACCGAACCGCATCGCCACCCTGTCGATCAGGTAGTTTTGGATCAGCTTGAATGGTCGGGTAACGCCCTGCCTGGGCAACTGACCAGCGGCACGCTCAAAGTAGCTTGAAGAGAAATTGGTCCATGGACGCAGGGGCGCGTCGGGAGCCAACGCGGGAACCACGCACTGTCGCGCGCCAGTCTTTCGCATGTGATTGAGCAACCGGCAAACGTAGCGCGCGGTGAGGTCCGCCTTGAGCGTCCACGACGCGTTGGTGTAGCCGAAAGTGTTGGCCATATTGGGGACGCCGGTGAACATCAGGCCCTTGTAGTTGAAGCTGCGAGAGGGCTCCACGCGCTGGCCGTCCAGATACAAGGCGGTGTTGCCCAGCACCGCCAGCTTCAATCCGGTGGCCATCACGATGATGTCGGCATCGAGCGAGGTGCCCGACGCGAGCCGCACACCGGTCTCGGTGAAGGACGCGATGCGGTCTGTCACCACAGACGCTCGCCCGGACTTGATCGCATTGAAAAAATCGCCATCGGGCACGAGGCACAGGCGCTGCTCCCAAGGGTTGTAGCGCGGCGTGAAGTGGGTGGCGATGTCGACGCCCGGCCCGAGCGCCCGGTGCACCCCACCGAGCAACAGCTTGCGCATGCGCTGCGGACGGTGCTTGCAGAGGGCGACCACGAACTGGCTCAAAAGCACGTTCTTCCAGCGCGCGATGCCGAGCGCCACACGCTGCGGCAGGTAGCGCCGCAACCGGACGTCCAGTGCGTCGACCGACGGCCGCGCCGCCATCCAGGTCGGCGAGCGCTGCAGCATCGTCACGTGCGCTGCCTTGTCAGCCATGGCCGGCACCAGCGTCACGGCGGTGGCGCCACTGCCGATCACCACCACGCGCTTGCCCGCGTAGTCCAGATCGGTCGGCCAGTGCTGCGGATGCACGATCCGCCCATTGAAGCGGGCCTCACCGGGGAAGTCGGGCCGATAACCTTCTGCGTAATCGTAGTAGCCACTGCACATGAAGAGGAAGCCGCAGCGAATGGACAACGCGTTGCCACCTGGAGCGCGGCCGACTTCCACACGCCACTCCGACTTGGAAGAGGACCATTCCGCGCGCAGCACCTTGTGACCGAAGCGCACCTTGCGGTCGATGCCGTGCTCGCGCATGGTGTCGCGCAGATAGTCGAGGATGGCCGGCCCTTGCGCTATGGCTTTGGCATCTGTCCAGGGACGGAACGAGAAGCCGAGCGTGTGCATGTCGGAATCGGAGCGCACGCCGGGATAGCGAAACAGGTCCCAAGTACCGCCGATAGAAGCGCGTGCCTCCACGATGGCAAAGCTTCGGTCGGGGCAGTACTGCTGCAGGTGATACGCCGCGCTGATGCCGGAAATGCCGGCGCCAACGATCAATACGTCAACAAATTCATCCGCCATCGAGTGTCCTTTTCAGGTCGTCCGCGCCTGAGTTTCACGCGAAGCTGGCGAAAGGCGCAATCAGGTCGATCACCGCTCTCGCGGCGGACCGCTGCGTCAGGAAGCGCAGCTCAACTTCAGCGCCTCGATGCGACCCCCGAAACCCAGTTTGCGAACCAGACCGCCTTCACGGCTGTTGGCTGGAAAGTTCACCACGCG from Variovorax sp. PAMC28562 includes these protein-coding regions:
- a CDS encoding M81 family metallopeptidase, coding for MRVFSGSLATETNTFGPMPTGLASFKDRGYYAAGKHPDAMTFFSGPLWAARLRGKELGWDLVEGMVAGAQPSGTTTRHAYETLREELLADLAAALPVDMVVLGLHGAMVADGYDDCEGDLLTRVRALVGPKVVVGAELDPHCHLTPEMIAQADLLIAFKEYPHTDVLERGIELVDLCAAMVEGKIKPVASVVDCDMIVTVHTSRNPARAFVDRLQSLEGKDGVLSISVAHGFSWGDVPEMGTKLLVYADGDQAKADALARQLADELICMREALAVRYPDIDSALDEALAFDGGPVVLADGADNPGGGAAGDSTFILRRMIERGIENAAIGPMWDPIAARIAFEAGEGARLALRIGGKIGPMSGDPLDLVCTVKALRHDMVMTGLANTPVALGDCALVEANGIEVVLITLRNQAMGTDVFTQLGCDLASKKIIVVKSSQHFYASFSKVAKHVIYAGAPGAVTIDLSTLPYRKARMPKWPLVATLAAA
- a CDS encoding ABC transporter substrate-binding protein, with amino-acid sequence MKRRTLATLAAWGSLGLSLALAGLPAQAQTKTLKVVAHADVKILDPTFTTAYISRNFGYMVYDTLFAQDATGKPQPQMVDKYAMSKDGKQWSFSLRPGLKFSDGSPVTSADVVASLQRWGARDSLGRAMGAVGAEWKAVDANNFSLTLKEPFGMVLDALAKPSGFPPVILPERLAKMPATSPLTEVLGSGPFIFKRDEWVPGNKAVFVRNPNYVARSEPPSGLAGSKKSNFDRVEWLYLPDANSAIAALKNGEVDIVEQVPPDYITPLRTDKNVKIGAGGSYQGFLVLNHTYPPFNNPKARQALAMAVNQEKFTAAMGYPLDMRVTYCATYFICGGPNETSAGAEPYRKTDLAKAKQLLAESGYKGEKVVLLVPTDVTYLNAEALMAAQTMRNMGMNVDMQNMDWASIGARRAKKDAPDAGGWNMYVTVAGEFDVNSPITNAYLGAACGNSLPGWPCDKELDELRTAWIRETVPAKRKELLDAFQKRAYETIPYVNAGQYSAAFAARSNIKGIDKLWSGMPAFWVLDK
- a CDS encoding ABC transporter permease; this translates as MGYILRRLLATLPVMAVVAVVVFLLIHLSPGDPAALIAGDLATVEDIEKLRTALGLDQPLWQQFALWLGRLATGDLGISIFTQVPVTQLLAQRLEPTASIAALTMLLTLLIAVPLGTLAAYRAGSWIDRLVMLFAVLAFSVPVFMIGYLLVYVFAIQLPWFPVQGYSRIADGVGPWLRSLVLPCVNLALVYIALVTRMTRATVLEVLHEDYIRTARAKGLGVLPVLGHALRNAAIPIATTIGVGIALLIGGVVVTETVFAIPGVGRLVIDSVQRHDYPVIQSVLLISAGVYVLINLLIDLSYRLFDPRIQY
- a CDS encoding ABC transporter permease yields the protein MSTVLPPVVPDSFAAADVPFVLPRWHWARKHPTLIIGALLLIAIAALSIAAPWIANFDPQDIDPLARMQPPSAEHYFGTDALGRDVFSRAVWGGRVSMIVGLWVGVLATVLGVLLGLLAGFVPWADTVVMRVMDGLMAIPGILLAIALMAVTRASLTTVIVAITIPEIPRVVRLVRSLSLTLREQLYVEAAHAVGTRLPVILARHVLPNMVAPLIVQATFVAAAAVLTEAALSFLGVGIPAQTPSWGNMMAEGRNFVAVAFHIILYPGILLAITVLAINLLGDGLRDALDPRLARQL
- a CDS encoding ABC transporter ATP-binding protein, which gives rise to MKALSRIALPTGEPLLEVDNLRTHFDTLTGPARSVDGVSYTVRAGQTLGVVGESGCGKSVTALSIMRLLATPPARISGSVRLRGIDLLKLTESEMRQIRGNRISMIFQEPMTSLNPVLTIGRQIAETVQVHQKANRSEALARAVEMLRVVQIPEPERRVHEYPHQLSGGMRQRVMIALALACNPEVLIADEPTTALDVTIQAQILDLIRRLQKELGMGVVMITHDLGVVAESCDRVVVMYAGSTVEEADVIDLFERPLHPYTRALMASMPSMNTHSARLTEIPGLVPSPQSPRRGCAFAPRCTYANARCVAEVPGLTNQSDPDQPGERHTAACFAVEEGRIGHEEGAIA
- a CDS encoding ABC transporter ATP-binding protein, which codes for MNAAVLDSRAPLAEASTTLLKVANLKKHYAAPKRWLTKQQSPVQAVDGVSFTVARGETLSLVGESGCGKTTTAKSVMRLIEPTSGSVQLDGEELTTLSPENMRLRRRDVQIIFQDPYASLSPRLAAGEIVGEPLRNFGMSRAERHERVTWLFGKVGLRPESVTRFPHEFSGGQRQRLGIARALALNPKLIVCDEPVSALDVSVQAQVVNLLMDLQAEFGIAYLFVAHDLAVVRHISHRVAVMYLGRIVEVADRDTLFSAPRHPYTEILLSAVPVPNPRTPAKRMLLQGDPPSPANPPSGCRFHTRCPMAKDICKQQDPTLSERDSASTGGHWVACHFR
- a CDS encoding N-acyl-D-amino-acid deacylase family protein, translating into MTPAPSHYDLLIHGGTVIDGTKAPRFIADIGVIDGHIAAIGKLDGCTADRTLDATGRIVAPGFIDSHTHDDQAVLSQAAMPFKVSQGVTTVVAGNCGISAAPLRADMELPMPLSLIDSPAEGRFTTFKAYLDALRATPSSVNVAAMIGHSTLRALTMGDLDRPANEAEIAAMQAHVEEAMQAGAIGLSTGTFYPPAVKATTEEIIEVSRPLSKRSAVYVTHMRDEGDRVMEALEETFAIGRALDIPVVISHHKVMNAQNFGRSKVTLPFIKETMKHQCVSLDCYPYTAGSTMIRTDRGMLEGRVLIASSEPHPECAGRDLADIAKEWGVPNDEAARKLQPGSAIYFMMDEDDVQRVMAFDETMIGSDGIPLGDKPHPRLWGTFPRVLGHYSRDIGLFPLETAVWKMTGLTARNFGLHGRGTLKVGQHADIVIFDAATIRDAANYETPTKPAEGIDAVIVNGTITWHHGVHSGARSGQVITRRDKATAEAS
- a CDS encoding DUF4124 domain-containing protein, coding for MRHLFVFALCLNVGALAGGAAHAQVIRCVDGGGNVSYTDQKCPAHTRSAEQVMGPEATDPRLAPPERPPSSSVPPSATRTPQSPTADRFAEERAEAQRRALERQRRAAEYADDSAGTPYPYPYAYPDSRYRQPGPPQDMRPQLRSCDAGGCNDTLGNRYNPNGKLQSYQGLNGQRCQPVGTTVVCR
- a CDS encoding flavin-containing monooxygenase encodes the protein MADEFVDVLIVGAGISGISAAYHLQQYCPDRSFAIVEARASIGGTWDLFRYPGVRSDSDMHTLGFSFRPWTDAKAIAQGPAILDYLRDTMREHGIDRKVRFGHKVLRAEWSSSKSEWRVEVGRAPGGNALSIRCGFLFMCSGYYDYAEGYRPDFPGEARFNGRIVHPQHWPTDLDYAGKRVVVIGSGATAVTLVPAMADKAAHVTMLQRSPTWMAARPSVDALDVRLRRYLPQRVALGIARWKNVLLSQFVVALCKHRPQRMRKLLLGGVHRALGPGVDIATHFTPRYNPWEQRLCLVPDGDFFNAIKSGRASVVTDRIASFTETGVRLASGTSLDADIIVMATGLKLAVLGNTALYLDGQRVEPSRSFNYKGLMFTGVPNMANTFGYTNASWTLKADLTARYVCRLLNHMRKTGARQCVVPALAPDAPLRPWTNFSSSYFERAAGQLPRQGVTRPFKLIQNYLIDRVAMRFGAVDDGVMRFTQFTPRTN